One genomic window of Salmo salar chromosome ssa12, Ssal_v3.1, whole genome shotgun sequence includes the following:
- the LOC106594684 gene encoding keratin, type I cytoskeletal 9 isoform X1 has product MSLSGKQRFSANSFSGFGSRKMALSSAGGSSMRSSFGSRMGIGAGGGGASLGFGKGFGDGGGGGFRMSSSSHMAGLGSGIGTGGGGSGMFGGGGGGGGGGFGYGGGVEDTSLGFAGNEKQHMHNLNDRLATYMEKVRQLEATNHQLEEKLKTFTFNKVEAHDLTIYDATLKPLMEQLMGFLIQNSQIAVEIDNAKLTADDFRVKWENELSLRQCVEGDIGGLRNLQREFEMNITAMMQDLQGYENERASMAKSHEEELLSMRGGMTGQVNVDVQAAKSQDLSLMLAEVRSEYEAAVEKNRRQAEAWYMKQVEMKQAESAVLMETTTTTTSEMTELRNRYQTLQMEYQGLRMGMANLEARLLEVQSQFQQRLSGYSGKVMGLEGELTSIRASTTEQSQDYQILLNIKSRLEMEIQQYKHLLEGAGLEGGMISGGADLGGGMVVSGGAGRSAGKTVVTRTTVLEVKSSGGGVGTGGSSMLMHSTSSTSSSSGGGAAMMSSGGAAMVSGGGPAMMSSGSPAMVSGGGSATAPSGGGTARSGGGTAPSAGGTAPSAGGTAPSGGGTAPSGGGTAPSAGGTAPSGGGTAPSADGTAPSGGGTAPSAGGTAPSGGGTAPSGGGTAPSGGGTAPSAGGTAPSGGGTAPSGGGTAPSGGGTAPSAGGTAPAAGGTAPSGGGTAPSAGGTASSAGGTAPSAGGTAPSGGGTAPAAGGTAPAGGGTAPAGGGTAPSAGGTAPSGGGTAPSAGGTAPSAGGTAPSAGGTAPSAGGTAPSAGGTAPSAGGTAPSAGGTAPSAGGTAPSGGGTAPSAGGTAPSAGGTAPSGGGTAPSAGGTAPAAGGTAPAAGGTAPSGGGTAPSGGGTAPSAGGTAPAAGGTAPSGGGTAPSGGGTAPSGGGTAPAAGGTAPAAGGTPPAAGGTAPSGGGTAPSGGGTAPSAGGTAPSAGGTAPSAAGTAPSAAGTAPSGGGVAMVSGGGPALMSSGGVAIVSGGGPATVSSGGAPTVSGGGSIMMSSGGGMTVSGSNSSSTSLSTSSTMEGKVSTGDITKVPI; this is encoded by the exons ATGAGTCTGTCCGGGAAGCAGCGGTTCTCCGCCAATTCTTTCTCCGGGTTCGGGAGCCGGAAGATGGCATTGTCCTCCGCCGGGGGGTCGTCAATGCGCTCCAGCTTCGGGAGCAGAATGGGCATTGGGGCCGGAGGAGGAGGCGCTAGTCTGGGCTTCGGGAAGGGCTTTGGAGAcggtggaggaggagggttcaGGATGTCATCCTCCAGCCACATGGCAGGTCTGGGGAGTGGGATAGGCACTGGTGGCGGCGGAAGCGGGATGTTCGGGggcggtggaggtggtggaggaggaggttttGGGTACGGTGGAGGTGTTGAGGACACGTCCCTCGGGTTCGCCGGTAACGAGAAGCAGCACATGCACAACCTGAACGACCGCCTGGCAACCTACATGGAGAAGGTTCGCCAGCTGGAGGCCACCAACCACCAGCTGGAGGAGAAGCTGAAGACCTTCACCTTCAACAAGGTGGAGGCGCACGACCTGACCATCTACGACGCAACACTCAAACCACTCATGGAGCAG ctCATGGGTTTCCTGATACAGAACTCTCAGATTGCTGTGGAGATCGACAACGCAAAGCTGACTGCTGACGACTTCAGAGTCAa GTGGGAGAATGAGCTGTCTTTGCGCCAGTGTGTGGAGGGGGACATTGGGGGTCTAAGGAATCTGCAGCGGGAGTTTGAGATGAACATCACAGCCATGATGCAGGACCTGCAGGGGTACGAGAACGAACGGGCCTCCATGGCGAAGAGCCATGAAGAG GAGCTGTTGTCCATGCGTGGGGGGATGACAGGCCAGGTGAACGTGGATGTCCAGGCTGCTAAGAGCCAGGACCTGTCTCTGATGCTGGCTGAAGTCAGGTCGGAGTACGAGGCGGCCGTGGAGAAAAACCGCAGACAGGCCGAGGCCTGGTACATGAAACAG gtggagATGAAGCAGGCAGAGTCGGCGGTGCTGATGGAGACGACCACGACGACCACGTCAGAGATGACAGAGTTACGGAACCGCTACCAGACCCTACAGATGGAATACCAGGGACTACGTATGGGg ATGGCTAACCTAGAGGCCAGGCTGTTGGAGGTTCAGTCCCAGTTCCAGCAACGTCTGTCTGGGTATAGTGGCAAGGTGATGGGCCTGGAGGGAGAACTGACCTCTATAAGGGCCAGCACCACTGAGCAGAGCCAGGACTACCAG ATCCTTCTGAACATCAAGAGTCGTCTAGAGATGGAGATCCAGCAGTATAAGCATCTGCTGGAGGGAGCCGGCCTGGAAGGGGGCATGATCTCTGGAGGGGCTGACCTGGGAGGAGGAATGGTGGTCTCTGGAGGGGCCGGGAGGTCGGCAG GTAAGACTGTTGTGACCAGGACCACTGTGTTGGAGGTGAAATCCTCGGGAGGAGGAGTGGGGACGGGAGGAAGTTCCATGTTGATGCATTCCACTAGCTCTACCTCCAGCAGTTCTGGGGGCGGGGCTGCCATGATGTCATCAGGAGGCGCTGCGATGGTGTCCGGCGGGGGACCAGCCATGATGTCATCAGGAAGCCCTGCGATGGTGTCCGGCGGCGGATCAGCCACAGCGCCATCAGGAGGAGGCACGGCGCGATCAGGAGGAGGCACGGCGCCATCAGCAGGAGGCACGGCGCCATCAGCAGGCGGCACGGCGCCATCAGGAGGAGGCACGGCGCCATCAGGAGGAGGCACGGCGCCATCAGCAGGAGGCACGGCGCCATCAGGAGGAGGCACGGCTCCATCAGCTGACGGCACGGCGCCATCAGGAGGAGGCACGGCGCCATCAGCAGGAGGCACGGCGCCATCAGGAGGAGGCACGGCGCCATCAGGAGGAGGCACGGCGCCATCAGGAGGAGGCACGGCGCCATCAGCAGGCGGCACGGCGCCATCAGGAGGCGGCACGGCGCCATCAGGAGGCGGCACGGCGCCATCAGGAGGCGGCACGGCGCCATCAGCAGGAGGCACGGCGCCAGCAGCAGGCGGCACGGCGCCATCAGGAGGCGGCACGGCGCCATCAGCAGGAGGCACGGCGTCATCAGCAGGCGGCACGGCGCCATCAGCAGGCGGCACGGCGCCATCAGGAGGCGGCACGGCGCCAGCAGCAGGCGGTACGGCGCCAGCAGGAGGAGGCACGGCGCCAGCAGGAGGAGGCACGGCGCCATCAGCAGGAGGCACGGCGCCATCAGGAGGAGGCACGGCGCCATCAGCAGGCGGCACGGCGCCATCAGCAGGCGGCACGGCGCCATCAGCAGGAGGCACGGCGCCATCAGCAGGAGGCACGGCGCCATCAGCAGGAGGCACGGCGCCATCAGCAGGCGGCACGGCGCCATCAGCAGGCGGCACGGCGCCATCAGCAGGCGGCACGGCGCCATCAGGAGGCGGCACGGCGCCATCAGCAGGCGGCACGGCGCCATCAGCAGGCGGCACGGCGCCATCAGGAGGCGGCACGGCGCCATCAGCAGGAGGCACGGCGCCAGCAGCAGGAGGCACGGCGCCAGCAGCAGGAGGCACGGCGCCATCAGGAGGCGGCACGGCGCCATCAGGAGGCGGCACGGCGCCATCAGCAGGCGGCACGGCGCCAGCTGCAGGAGGCACGGCGCCATCAGGAGGCGGCACGGCGCCATCAGGAGGCGGCACGGCGCCATCAGGAGGCGGCACGGCGCCAGCAGCAGGAGGCACGGCACCAGCAGCAGGAGGCACGCCGCCAGCAGCAGGAGGCACGGCGCCATCAGGAGGCGGCACGGCGCCATCAGGAGGCGGCACGGCGCCATCAGCAGGAGGCACGGCGCCATCAGCAGGAGGCACGGCGCCATCAGCAGCCGGCACGGCGCCATCAGCAGCCGGCACGGCGCCATCAGGCGGAGGCGTTGCAATGGTGTCCGGCGGGGGACCAGCTCTCATGTCATCAGGAGGCGTCGCGATAGTGTCCGGTGGGGGACCAGCCACGGTGTCATCAGGAGGTGCGCCGACGGTGTCCGGCGGAGGTTCCATCATGATGTCATCGGGCGGGGGCATGACCGTGTCCGGTAGCAACTCGTCTTCTACCAGCTTGTCGACCAGCTCCACCATGGAAG GTAAAGTCTCTACTGGTGACATTACCAAAGTTCCCATATAG
- the LOC106594684 gene encoding keratin, type I cytoskeletal 9 isoform X3 yields the protein MSLSGKQRFSANSFSGFGSRKMALSSAGGSSMRSSFGSRMGIGAGGGGASLGFGKGFGDGGGGGFRMSSSSHMAGLGSGIGTGGGGSGMFGGGGGGGGGGFGYGGGVEDTSLGFAGNEKQHMHNLNDRLATYMEKVRQLEATNHQLEEKLKTFTFNKVEAHDLTIYDATLKPLMEQLMGFLIQNSQIAVEIDNAKLTADDFRVKWENELSLRQCVEGDIGGLRNLQREFEMNITAMMQDLQGYENERASMAKSHEEELLSMRGGMTGQVNVDVQAAKSQDLSLMLAEVRSEYEAAVEKNRRQAEAWYMKQVEMKQAESAVLMETTTTTTSEMTELRNRYQTLQMEYQGLRMGMANLEARLLEVQSQFQQRLSGYSGKVMGLEGELTSIRASTTEQSQDYQILLNIKSRLEMEIQQYKHLLEGAGLEGGMISGGADLGGGMVVSGGAGRSAGKTVVTRTTVLEVKSSGGGVGTGGSSMLMHSTSSTSSSSGGGAAMMSSGGAAMVSGGGPAMMSSGSPAMVSGGGSATAPSGGGTARSGGGTAPSAGGTAPSAGGTAPSGGGTAPSGGGTAPSGGGTAPSAGGTAPSGGGTAPSGGGTAPSGGGTAPSAGGTAPAAGGTAPSGGGTAPSAGGTASSAGGTAPSAGGTAPSGGGTAPAAGGTAPAGGGTAPAGGGTAPSAGGTAPSGGGTAPSAGGTAPSAGGTAPSAGGTAPSAGGTAPSAGGTAPSAGGTAPSAGGTAPSAGGTAPSGGGTAPSAGGTAPSAGGTAPSGGGTAPSAGGTAPAAGGTAPAAGGTAPSGGGTAPSGGGTAPSAGGTAPAAGGTAPSGGGTAPSGGGTAPSGGGTAPAAGGTAPAAGGTPPAAGGTAPSGGGTAPSGGGTAPSAGGTAPSAGGTAPSAAGTAPSAAGTAPSGGGVAMVSGGGPALMSSGGVAIVSGGGPATVSSGGAPTVSGGGSIMMSSGGGMTVSGSNSSSTSLSTSSTMEGKVSTGDITKVPI from the exons ATGAGTCTGTCCGGGAAGCAGCGGTTCTCCGCCAATTCTTTCTCCGGGTTCGGGAGCCGGAAGATGGCATTGTCCTCCGCCGGGGGGTCGTCAATGCGCTCCAGCTTCGGGAGCAGAATGGGCATTGGGGCCGGAGGAGGAGGCGCTAGTCTGGGCTTCGGGAAGGGCTTTGGAGAcggtggaggaggagggttcaGGATGTCATCCTCCAGCCACATGGCAGGTCTGGGGAGTGGGATAGGCACTGGTGGCGGCGGAAGCGGGATGTTCGGGggcggtggaggtggtggaggaggaggttttGGGTACGGTGGAGGTGTTGAGGACACGTCCCTCGGGTTCGCCGGTAACGAGAAGCAGCACATGCACAACCTGAACGACCGCCTGGCAACCTACATGGAGAAGGTTCGCCAGCTGGAGGCCACCAACCACCAGCTGGAGGAGAAGCTGAAGACCTTCACCTTCAACAAGGTGGAGGCGCACGACCTGACCATCTACGACGCAACACTCAAACCACTCATGGAGCAG ctCATGGGTTTCCTGATACAGAACTCTCAGATTGCTGTGGAGATCGACAACGCAAAGCTGACTGCTGACGACTTCAGAGTCAa GTGGGAGAATGAGCTGTCTTTGCGCCAGTGTGTGGAGGGGGACATTGGGGGTCTAAGGAATCTGCAGCGGGAGTTTGAGATGAACATCACAGCCATGATGCAGGACCTGCAGGGGTACGAGAACGAACGGGCCTCCATGGCGAAGAGCCATGAAGAG GAGCTGTTGTCCATGCGTGGGGGGATGACAGGCCAGGTGAACGTGGATGTCCAGGCTGCTAAGAGCCAGGACCTGTCTCTGATGCTGGCTGAAGTCAGGTCGGAGTACGAGGCGGCCGTGGAGAAAAACCGCAGACAGGCCGAGGCCTGGTACATGAAACAG gtggagATGAAGCAGGCAGAGTCGGCGGTGCTGATGGAGACGACCACGACGACCACGTCAGAGATGACAGAGTTACGGAACCGCTACCAGACCCTACAGATGGAATACCAGGGACTACGTATGGGg ATGGCTAACCTAGAGGCCAGGCTGTTGGAGGTTCAGTCCCAGTTCCAGCAACGTCTGTCTGGGTATAGTGGCAAGGTGATGGGCCTGGAGGGAGAACTGACCTCTATAAGGGCCAGCACCACTGAGCAGAGCCAGGACTACCAG ATCCTTCTGAACATCAAGAGTCGTCTAGAGATGGAGATCCAGCAGTATAAGCATCTGCTGGAGGGAGCCGGCCTGGAAGGGGGCATGATCTCTGGAGGGGCTGACCTGGGAGGAGGAATGGTGGTCTCTGGAGGGGCCGGGAGGTCGGCAG GTAAGACTGTTGTGACCAGGACCACTGTGTTGGAGGTGAAATCCTCGGGAGGAGGAGTGGGGACGGGAGGAAGTTCCATGTTGATGCATTCCACTAGCTCTACCTCCAGCAGTTCTGGGGGCGGGGCTGCCATGATGTCATCAGGAGGCGCTGCGATGGTGTCCGGCGGGGGACCAGCCATGATGTCATCAGGAAGCCCTGCGATGGTGTCCGGCGGCGGATCAGCCACAGCGCCATCAGGAGGAGGCACGGCGCGATCAGGAGGAGGCACGGCGCCATCAGCAGGAGGCACGGCGCCATCAGCAGGCG GCACGGCGCCATCAGGAGGAGGCACGGCGCCATCAGGAGGAGGCACGGCGCCATCAGGAGGAGGCACGGCGCCATCAGCAGGCGGCACGGCGCCATCAGGAGGCGGCACGGCGCCATCAGGAGGCGGCACGGCGCCATCAGGAGGCGGCACGGCGCCATCAGCAGGAGGCACGGCGCCAGCAGCAGGCGGCACGGCGCCATCAGGAGGCGGCACGGCGCCATCAGCAGGAGGCACGGCGTCATCAGCAGGCGGCACGGCGCCATCAGCAGGCGGCACGGCGCCATCAGGAGGCGGCACGGCGCCAGCAGCAGGCGGTACGGCGCCAGCAGGAGGAGGCACGGCGCCAGCAGGAGGAGGCACGGCGCCATCAGCAGGAGGCACGGCGCCATCAGGAGGAGGCACGGCGCCATCAGCAGGCGGCACGGCGCCATCAGCAGGCGGCACGGCGCCATCAGCAGGAGGCACGGCGCCATCAGCAGGAGGCACGGCGCCATCAGCAGGAGGCACGGCGCCATCAGCAGGCGGCACGGCGCCATCAGCAGGCGGCACGGCGCCATCAGCAGGCGGCACGGCGCCATCAGGAGGCGGCACGGCGCCATCAGCAGGCGGCACGGCGCCATCAGCAGGCGGCACGGCGCCATCAGGAGGCGGCACGGCGCCATCAGCAGGAGGCACGGCGCCAGCAGCAGGAGGCACGGCGCCAGCAGCAGGAGGCACGGCGCCATCAGGAGGCGGCACGGCGCCATCAGGAGGCGGCACGGCGCCATCAGCAGGCGGCACGGCGCCAGCTGCAGGAGGCACGGCGCCATCAGGAGGCGGCACGGCGCCATCAGGAGGCGGCACGGCGCCATCAGGAGGCGGCACGGCGCCAGCAGCAGGAGGCACGGCACCAGCAGCAGGAGGCACGCCGCCAGCAGCAGGAGGCACGGCGCCATCAGGAGGCGGCACGGCGCCATCAGGAGGCGGCACGGCGCCATCAGCAGGAGGCACGGCGCCATCAGCAGGAGGCACGGCGCCATCAGCAGCCGGCACGGCGCCATCAGCAGCCGGCACGGCGCCATCAGGCGGAGGCGTTGCAATGGTGTCCGGCGGGGGACCAGCTCTCATGTCATCAGGAGGCGTCGCGATAGTGTCCGGTGGGGGACCAGCCACGGTGTCATCAGGAGGTGCGCCGACGGTGTCCGGCGGAGGTTCCATCATGATGTCATCGGGCGGGGGCATGACCGTGTCCGGTAGCAACTCGTCTTCTACCAGCTTGTCGACCAGCTCCACCATGGAAG GTAAAGTCTCTACTGGTGACATTACCAAAGTTCCCATATAG
- the LOC106594684 gene encoding keratin, type I cytoskeletal 9 isoform X2 encodes MSLSGKQRFSANSFSGFGSRKMALSSAGGSSMRSSFGSRMGIGAGGGGASLGFGKGFGDGGGGGFRMSSSSHMAGLGSGIGTGGGGSGMFGGGGGGGGGGFGYGGGVEDTSLGFAGNEKQHMHNLNDRLATYMEKVRQLEATNHQLEEKLKTFTFNKVEAHDLTIYDATLKPLMEQLMGFLIQNSQIAVEIDNAKLTADDFRVKWENELSLRQCVEGDIGGLRNLQREFEMNITAMMQDLQGYENERASMAKSHEEELLSMRGGMTGQVNVDVQAAKSQDLSLMLAEVRSEYEAAVEKNRRQAEAWYMKQVEMKQAESAVLMETTTTTTSEMTELRNRYQTLQMEYQGLRMGMANLEARLLEVQSQFQQRLSGYSGKVMGLEGELTSIRASTTEQSQDYQILLNIKSRLEMEIQQYKHLLEGAGLEGGMISGGADLGGGMVVSGGAGRSAGKTVVTRTTVLEVKSSGGGVGTGGSSMLMHSTSSTSSSSGGGAAMMSSGGAAMVSGGGPAMMSSGSPAMVSGGGSATAPSGGGTARSGGGTAPSAGGTAPSAGGTAPSGGGTAPSGGGTAPSAGGTAPSGGGTAPSGGGTAPSGGGTAPSGGGTAPSAGGTAPSGGGTAPSGGGTAPSGGGTAPSAGGTAPAAGGTAPSGGGTAPSAGGTASSAGGTAPSAGGTAPSGGGTAPAAGGTAPAGGGTAPAGGGTAPSAGGTAPSGGGTAPSAGGTAPSAGGTAPSAGGTAPSAGGTAPSAGGTAPSAGGTAPSAGGTAPSAGGTAPSGGGTAPSAGGTAPSAGGTAPSGGGTAPSAGGTAPAAGGTAPAAGGTAPSGGGTAPSGGGTAPSAGGTAPAAGGTAPSGGGTAPSGGGTAPSGGGTAPAAGGTAPAAGGTPPAAGGTAPSGGGTAPSGGGTAPSAGGTAPSAGGTAPSAAGTAPSAAGTAPSGGGVAMVSGGGPALMSSGGVAIVSGGGPATVSSGGAPTVSGGGSIMMSSGGGMTVSGSNSSSTSLSTSSTMEGKVSTGDITKVPI; translated from the exons ATGAGTCTGTCCGGGAAGCAGCGGTTCTCCGCCAATTCTTTCTCCGGGTTCGGGAGCCGGAAGATGGCATTGTCCTCCGCCGGGGGGTCGTCAATGCGCTCCAGCTTCGGGAGCAGAATGGGCATTGGGGCCGGAGGAGGAGGCGCTAGTCTGGGCTTCGGGAAGGGCTTTGGAGAcggtggaggaggagggttcaGGATGTCATCCTCCAGCCACATGGCAGGTCTGGGGAGTGGGATAGGCACTGGTGGCGGCGGAAGCGGGATGTTCGGGggcggtggaggtggtggaggaggaggttttGGGTACGGTGGAGGTGTTGAGGACACGTCCCTCGGGTTCGCCGGTAACGAGAAGCAGCACATGCACAACCTGAACGACCGCCTGGCAACCTACATGGAGAAGGTTCGCCAGCTGGAGGCCACCAACCACCAGCTGGAGGAGAAGCTGAAGACCTTCACCTTCAACAAGGTGGAGGCGCACGACCTGACCATCTACGACGCAACACTCAAACCACTCATGGAGCAG ctCATGGGTTTCCTGATACAGAACTCTCAGATTGCTGTGGAGATCGACAACGCAAAGCTGACTGCTGACGACTTCAGAGTCAa GTGGGAGAATGAGCTGTCTTTGCGCCAGTGTGTGGAGGGGGACATTGGGGGTCTAAGGAATCTGCAGCGGGAGTTTGAGATGAACATCACAGCCATGATGCAGGACCTGCAGGGGTACGAGAACGAACGGGCCTCCATGGCGAAGAGCCATGAAGAG GAGCTGTTGTCCATGCGTGGGGGGATGACAGGCCAGGTGAACGTGGATGTCCAGGCTGCTAAGAGCCAGGACCTGTCTCTGATGCTGGCTGAAGTCAGGTCGGAGTACGAGGCGGCCGTGGAGAAAAACCGCAGACAGGCCGAGGCCTGGTACATGAAACAG gtggagATGAAGCAGGCAGAGTCGGCGGTGCTGATGGAGACGACCACGACGACCACGTCAGAGATGACAGAGTTACGGAACCGCTACCAGACCCTACAGATGGAATACCAGGGACTACGTATGGGg ATGGCTAACCTAGAGGCCAGGCTGTTGGAGGTTCAGTCCCAGTTCCAGCAACGTCTGTCTGGGTATAGTGGCAAGGTGATGGGCCTGGAGGGAGAACTGACCTCTATAAGGGCCAGCACCACTGAGCAGAGCCAGGACTACCAG ATCCTTCTGAACATCAAGAGTCGTCTAGAGATGGAGATCCAGCAGTATAAGCATCTGCTGGAGGGAGCCGGCCTGGAAGGGGGCATGATCTCTGGAGGGGCTGACCTGGGAGGAGGAATGGTGGTCTCTGGAGGGGCCGGGAGGTCGGCAG GTAAGACTGTTGTGACCAGGACCACTGTGTTGGAGGTGAAATCCTCGGGAGGAGGAGTGGGGACGGGAGGAAGTTCCATGTTGATGCATTCCACTAGCTCTACCTCCAGCAGTTCTGGGGGCGGGGCTGCCATGATGTCATCAGGAGGCGCTGCGATGGTGTCCGGCGGGGGACCAGCCATGATGTCATCAGGAAGCCCTGCGATGGTGTCCGGCGGCGGATCAGCCACAGCGCCATCAGGAGGAGGCACGGCGCGATCAGGAGGAGGCACGGCGCCATCAGCAGGAGGCACGGCGCCATCAGCAGGCGGCACGGCGCCATCAGGAGGAGGCACGGCGCCATCAGGAGGAGGCACGGCGCCATCAGCAGGAGGCACGGCGCCATCAGGAGGAG GCACGGCGCCATCAGGAGGAGGCACGGCGCCATCAGGAGGAGGCACGGCGCCATCAGGAGGAGGCACGGCGCCATCAGCAGGCGGCACGGCGCCATCAGGAGGCGGCACGGCGCCATCAGGAGGCGGCACGGCGCCATCAGGAGGCGGCACGGCGCCATCAGCAGGAGGCACGGCGCCAGCAGCAGGCGGCACGGCGCCATCAGGAGGCGGCACGGCGCCATCAGCAGGAGGCACGGCGTCATCAGCAGGCGGCACGGCGCCATCAGCAGGCGGCACGGCGCCATCAGGAGGCGGCACGGCGCCAGCAGCAGGCGGTACGGCGCCAGCAGGAGGAGGCACGGCGCCAGCAGGAGGAGGCACGGCGCCATCAGCAGGAGGCACGGCGCCATCAGGAGGAGGCACGGCGCCATCAGCAGGCGGCACGGCGCCATCAGCAGGCGGCACGGCGCCATCAGCAGGAGGCACGGCGCCATCAGCAGGAGGCACGGCGCCATCAGCAGGAGGCACGGCGCCATCAGCAGGCGGCACGGCGCCATCAGCAGGCGGCACGGCGCCATCAGCAGGCGGCACGGCGCCATCAGGAGGCGGCACGGCGCCATCAGCAGGCGGCACGGCGCCATCAGCAGGCGGCACGGCGCCATCAGGAGGCGGCACGGCGCCATCAGCAGGAGGCACGGCGCCAGCAGCAGGAGGCACGGCGCCAGCAGCAGGAGGCACGGCGCCATCAGGAGGCGGCACGGCGCCATCAGGAGGCGGCACGGCGCCATCAGCAGGCGGCACGGCGCCAGCTGCAGGAGGCACGGCGCCATCAGGAGGCGGCACGGCGCCATCAGGAGGCGGCACGGCGCCATCAGGAGGCGGCACGGCGCCAGCAGCAGGAGGCACGGCACCAGCAGCAGGAGGCACGCCGCCAGCAGCAGGAGGCACGGCGCCATCAGGAGGCGGCACGGCGCCATCAGGAGGCGGCACGGCGCCATCAGCAGGAGGCACGGCGCCATCAGCAGGAGGCACGGCGCCATCAGCAGCCGGCACGGCGCCATCAGCAGCCGGCACGGCGCCATCAGGCGGAGGCGTTGCAATGGTGTCCGGCGGGGGACCAGCTCTCATGTCATCAGGAGGCGTCGCGATAGTGTCCGGTGGGGGACCAGCCACGGTGTCATCAGGAGGTGCGCCGACGGTGTCCGGCGGAGGTTCCATCATGATGTCATCGGGCGGGGGCATGACCGTGTCCGGTAGCAACTCGTCTTCTACCAGCTTGTCGACCAGCTCCACCATGGAAG GTAAAGTCTCTACTGGTGACATTACCAAAGTTCCCATATAG